One part of the Hydrogenobacter sp. T-2 genome encodes these proteins:
- a CDS encoding flagellar brake protein, with the protein MNWTENPLTQEEKSFLEGCGEENVFWSRSSFENCIEKLIRKDTSYEVANKLYSIRKKLGFELVPKFLPLHSTRDLDVYQPISLILGGKEYKAILWKKDKDSFSVMVFDNIPADIVPGSRLEFQVFREDDGKYKFYQLIDEVSEEAGHKILRLSHIEPLKRIDLRETPRWKANLPGKCHLKEDRVYEGRITDISTRGVRICIDEAIHLFPGASLTVEFSLGKHTLRIPSTVRNLYITEDKTCIGLQFEDISDSDEEMIRRWSYSLFK; encoded by the coding sequence ATGAATTGGACTGAAAACCCACTTACACAAGAGGAGAAGAGTTTCTTAGAGGGATGCGGTGAGGAGAATGTTTTTTGGAGCAGAAGCTCCTTTGAAAACTGCATAGAAAAGCTTATCAGAAAAGATACTTCCTATGAAGTGGCAAACAAGCTCTATAGTATAAGGAAAAAACTTGGATTTGAGCTTGTTCCCAAGTTTCTGCCACTTCACAGCACGAGGGACTTAGATGTTTATCAACCCATATCTCTAATCTTAGGAGGAAAAGAATACAAAGCCATCCTGTGGAAAAAGGATAAGGATAGCTTTTCTGTTATGGTCTTTGACAACATTCCCGCGGATATAGTGCCCGGTTCAAGGCTTGAGTTTCAAGTTTTTAGAGAAGATGACGGTAAATACAAGTTTTACCAGCTAATAGATGAGGTTTCGGAGGAGGCAGGGCACAAAATACTCAGGCTTTCACATATTGAGCCACTGAAAAGGATAGATCTAAGGGAGACACCAAGATGGAAGGCAAACCTCCCAGGGAAATGCCATTTAAAGGAAGATAGGGTATATGAGGGAAGGATTACCGATATAAGCACAAGAGGTGTAAGAATATGCATCGATGAGGCTATACACCTTTTCCCAGGGGCAAGTCTTACTGTGGAGTTTTCTCTTGGTAAACATACTTTGCGTATACCTTCTACTGTAAGAAACCTTTACATAACCGAAGACAAAACCTGTATAGGCTTACAGTTTGAAGACATATCCGATAGTGACGAAGAGATGATAAGAAGGTGGTCCTACAGCCTCTTCAAGTAA
- a CDS encoding GGDEF domain-containing protein: protein MKRAILVRLFVVLTVVFLVILAVALYTFRSQALGDSKQKAYIISELVRDTLTSYMVMGVMDRRDEFLSRIKEIKGVEEIRVIRAKSVVEQFGTGTRFEVPKDELERAVLESGKAMERLDESLTSVVYKIVIPYKAVPIKGIDCLQCHKAQPGETLGAISLTMDLTHIRKNSAEVFFWLTVVFMLSLGGVAFFVNLFITRISNFIRELACAMKSASEGTFTCDVKTDPGYEASFLKNTLQSSFSTLQSTLSSIEEKVRTMIGYGVLKTGNVLSDTSKIVDELLNIYKFKRVIEKDKRKKDVYTRIREVLEDYMSLDRYSLYEVDQGRNRISIVYVKGQDCWCNEVIFENADECRAKRTGVDVDSREFPCVCPNFSDNTACKEGSLHYYCMPVYVGGAVGNVVQLVYEPEMEPFINLIIPYIKGYLNEAAPVLEARTYMDILREQSLKDQLTGLYNRRFLEETIDKLSAQIKRRGSTLGILMIDVDYFKQVNDTYGHDMGDKVLREVANILIKSVREADMVIRYGGEEFMVLLMDVQAGKSEEVAEKIRKAMENHTIEAPGVVLKKTVSIGVSEFPVDSDRIWQCIKFADVALYKAKEMGRNRVVRFRPEFWQEESY from the coding sequence ATGAAAAGAGCAATACTTGTAAGACTATTTGTTGTTCTAACAGTGGTCTTCCTCGTAATACTTGCGGTAGCCCTATATACCTTTAGGTCTCAGGCTCTTGGAGACTCAAAGCAGAAGGCTTACATCATATCGGAGCTTGTCAGGGATACACTTACCTCCTATATGGTCATGGGGGTAATGGATAGGAGAGACGAGTTTTTGAGCAGAATAAAGGAAATAAAAGGTGTAGAAGAGATAAGGGTTATAAGGGCAAAAAGTGTAGTAGAACAGTTTGGCACAGGCACAAGGTTTGAAGTGCCGAAGGATGAGTTGGAAAGGGCTGTTCTTGAAAGTGGTAAGGCTATGGAAAGGCTTGATGAGTCTTTAACAAGCGTAGTATATAAAATTGTAATACCCTATAAGGCAGTGCCGATAAAAGGGATAGACTGTCTTCAATGTCATAAGGCTCAGCCAGGAGAAACATTGGGTGCCATAAGCCTGACTATGGACCTCACCCACATAAGAAAAAACTCTGCGGAGGTTTTTTTCTGGCTAACCGTTGTGTTTATGCTGTCTCTTGGGGGTGTTGCCTTCTTTGTAAATCTGTTTATAACAAGAATATCTAACTTTATAAGAGAGCTTGCCTGCGCCATGAAGTCCGCAAGTGAGGGGACTTTTACCTGTGATGTGAAAACAGACCCAGGTTATGAAGCAAGCTTTCTAAAAAACACTCTTCAAAGTTCCTTTTCAACCCTCCAAAGCACGCTTAGCTCAATAGAAGAAAAGGTGAGAACCATGATAGGTTATGGTGTTCTCAAGACGGGCAATGTGCTATCGGACACATCCAAAATAGTGGATGAGCTCTTGAATATATACAAGTTCAAGAGGGTCATTGAGAAAGATAAGCGTAAAAAGGATGTTTATACGAGAATAAGGGAAGTGCTTGAAGACTATATGAGTCTTGATAGATATTCTTTATATGAGGTAGACCAGGGCAGGAACAGGATTAGCATAGTTTATGTAAAAGGTCAGGACTGTTGGTGCAATGAGGTTATCTTTGAAAACGCAGACGAATGTAGAGCAAAGAGGACTGGTGTGGATGTGGACTCAAGAGAGTTTCCCTGCGTGTGTCCCAATTTTTCAGATAACACTGCCTGCAAAGAAGGCAGTCTGCATTACTACTGTATGCCTGTCTATGTGGGTGGTGCAGTTGGCAATGTGGTGCAGTTGGTTTATGAACCAGAGATGGAGCCTTTTATAAACCTCATCATTCCCTACATAAAGGGCTATCTAAACGAGGCAGCACCAGTGCTTGAAGCCAGAACCTATATGGACATTTTGAGGGAGCAGTCTCTAAAAGACCAGCTAACAGGTCTTTACAATAGAAGGTTCCTTGAGGAAACAATTGATAAACTATCCGCTCAGATAAAGAGACGCGGGTCTACGCTCGGAATACTTATGATAGACGTGGATTACTTCAAACAGGTAAACGACACTTACGGACACGATATGGGAGATAAGGTTCTCAGGGAGGTGGCGAACATTCTTATAAAGTCTGTAAGGGAAGCGGACATGGTTATAAGGTATGGTGGTGAGGAGTTTATGGTGCTTCTTATGGATGTGCAGGCGGGCAAATCGGAGGAGGTGGCAGAGAAGATAAGAAAGGCTATGGAAAACCATACCATAGAGGCACCGGGTGTTGTTCTTAAAAAGACAGTAAGCATAGGTGTTTCAGAGTTTCCCGTAGACAGTGATAGAATATGGCAATGCATAAAGTTTGCGGACGTTGCTCTTTACAAGGCTAAAGAGATGGGCAGGAACAGGGTTGTAAGATTTAGACCTGAATTTTGGCAAGAGGAGAGTTACTAA
- a CDS encoding endonuclease MutS2, with the protein MRERDLIRLEFFQVLERIKTYANSKATERFIDQIRPIKDPTLLKENITLVENFLKVSDRLLLYPFEDVEDLIKKTTIRDYALSVEEALSLLKVIKLIKEVKRSLGEVVQNYKTLIPLVKGLHLFNSLETLIESTIDLRGFVKDSASESLREIRQKIRETEKEVLKRLEAVFSRPDADRVFSDKFVAYKNGRYVLPVKTTEVKKIIGVVHGTSSSGFTTYVEPQSIIELNNRLITLREEEEEEVKRILRKLSSMIGEQAQRLMEAFKTLIKVDYLKAVAQFSESYGGKFPKVGNHVELLEVKHPLLVFLKEEVAPLDIVIKDKKGLVLTGPNTGGKTVTLKTLGLCSLLFQSAIPIPVQEGTLPVFENIFVDIGDEQSIEQSLSTFSSHITNIAEFLPHVNTKSLVLLDELGAGTDPVEGSALGIALLEYLKEKGSFVLVNTHHTPIKVYALNSDYYTPATTLFDRESLRPLYKIVYDAVGESMALFVAQRCGLPQELVEKAKRFLPAGFEEYFTARETLEGYIKEYNERLRELQEEKERLERLTMEQEAMLKELESRKREEIKRAVEEVRERFEELLFEAEKHMRSLKDRQKLRELFREKIESVYLREQEEGIKVGDWVDMLGSKGKVLEIKDDRACVLSGGVKAWVRLSELKKIEQPSKEEQPEKIFEIRKSSPSEINLIGFSVQEALTKLELFLQEAHSMGLKAVKVIHGYGTLKKAVQEFLSSSPLVVFHREGYPKEGGAGTSLVYLSRD; encoded by the coding sequence ATGAGAGAAAGAGACCTCATAAGGCTTGAGTTTTTTCAGGTTTTGGAGAGGATAAAGACCTATGCCAATTCAAAGGCAACAGAACGTTTCATTGACCAAATAAGACCTATAAAAGACCCAACACTTCTCAAAGAGAACATCACCCTTGTTGAAAATTTCCTTAAAGTTTCAGACAGGCTTTTGCTATACCCCTTTGAGGATGTAGAAGACCTTATAAAGAAGACCACTATAAGAGATTACGCCCTTAGCGTAGAAGAGGCTCTTTCCCTTTTGAAGGTTATAAAACTTATCAAAGAAGTCAAACGCTCTCTTGGTGAGGTGGTGCAAAACTACAAGACTCTTATCCCCCTCGTGAAGGGCTTACATCTTTTTAATAGCCTTGAAACCCTTATTGAATCTACCATAGACTTAAGAGGCTTTGTGAAGGACTCTGCCAGCGAAAGCCTTAGAGAAATAAGGCAGAAGATAAGAGAAACAGAAAAGGAGGTGCTAAAGAGATTAGAGGCGGTCTTTTCAAGACCCGATGCTGACAGGGTATTCTCTGATAAGTTTGTAGCCTACAAAAACGGCAGGTATGTCCTGCCAGTAAAGACTACAGAAGTTAAAAAGATTATAGGTGTGGTTCATGGAACTTCCTCTTCTGGCTTTACCACCTATGTGGAGCCTCAGAGTATTATAGAGCTTAACAATAGGCTCATCACTCTGCGAGAGGAGGAGGAGGAAGAAGTAAAAAGAATACTAAGGAAATTATCTTCCATGATAGGTGAACAGGCACAGAGGCTCATGGAAGCCTTCAAAACCCTTATAAAGGTGGACTATCTAAAGGCGGTAGCACAGTTTTCTGAGTCTTACGGAGGTAAGTTTCCAAAAGTTGGAAACCACGTAGAGCTTCTGGAAGTGAAGCATCCTCTTTTGGTGTTTCTAAAGGAAGAGGTAGCCCCCCTTGATATAGTGATAAAGGATAAAAAGGGTCTTGTGTTGACAGGACCCAACACGGGGGGTAAGACGGTAACTCTCAAGACTCTTGGGCTTTGCTCTCTTCTCTTCCAGTCAGCTATACCCATACCTGTGCAGGAAGGCACGCTACCGGTTTTTGAAAATATCTTCGTAGACATAGGAGACGAGCAAAGTATAGAGCAGAGCCTTTCTACCTTTTCTTCTCATATCACAAACATAGCTGAGTTTTTGCCACATGTAAACACCAAAAGCCTTGTGCTTCTTGACGAGCTCGGTGCAGGCACGGACCCAGTGGAAGGCTCAGCCCTTGGGATTGCTCTTCTTGAATACCTTAAGGAAAAGGGTTCCTTCGTGCTTGTAAACACCCATCACACACCCATAAAGGTCTACGCTCTAAACTCCGACTACTACACACCGGCTACTACCCTCTTTGACAGAGAAAGCCTTAGACCCCTTTACAAAATAGTCTACGACGCAGTAGGTGAAAGTATGGCTCTTTTTGTGGCACAGAGATGTGGTTTGCCACAAGAACTCGTAGAAAAGGCGAAAAGGTTTCTACCCGCTGGCTTTGAGGAATATTTCACCGCAAGGGAAACCCTTGAGGGTTATATAAAGGAGTATAATGAGAGGCTAAGAGAACTGCAGGAGGAAAAAGAAAGGCTTGAAAGATTAACTATGGAACAAGAAGCTATGTTAAAAGAGCTTGAAAGTAGAAAAAGAGAGGAAATAAAAAGAGCGGTGGAGGAAGTAAGAGAGCGTTTTGAAGAGCTTCTATTTGAAGCGGAAAAGCATATGAGAAGTCTCAAGGATAGGCAAAAGCTGAGAGAACTCTTTAGAGAGAAGATAGAAAGCGTATACCTGAGAGAACAAGAAGAGGGTATAAAGGTTGGTGATTGGGTGGATATGCTTGGCTCAAAGGGTAAGGTGCTTGAGATAAAAGATGATAGGGCATGTGTTTTGTCTGGAGGTGTAAAGGCTTGGGTAAGGCTTTCAGAGCTAAAAAAGATAGAGCAACCATCAAAAGAGGAGCAACCTGAGAAGATCTTTGAGATAAGGAAAAGTTCACCATCGGAGATAAACCTTATAGGCTTTAGCGTCCAAGAAGCCCTTACAAAGCTTGAGCTATTCCTCCAAGAAGCTCACAGCATGGGACTAAAGGCGGTAAAGGTTATCCATGGGTATGGAACTCTAAAGAAGGCGGTTCAGGAATTCCTTTCCTCCTCACCCCTTGTGGTTTTTCACAGAGAGGGATACCCAAAGGAGGGAGGTGCTGGGACCTCCCTCGTATACCTAAGCAGGGATTAA
- a CDS encoding NAD(P)/FAD-dependent oxidoreductase, producing MSKHVVIIGGGIGGIATAYDLKKLDKSLKVTVISGRPYFGFTPSWPHLALGWRKFEDISVPLAGLLPKHGIDFINEDAESIDPEANKVKTKGGKTIEYDYLVIATGPKLVFGAEGQEQNSTSVCTAEHAMELNKKLEEFYRNPGPVVVGAIPGVSCFGPAYEFAFMLHYELRKRGIRHKVPITYVTSEPYVGHMGLGGVGPSRRIMEDLMAERSIKWAANVKITKVEPDKVIYEDLEGKTYEAPAKLSMIMPRFMGPEVVQSAGEKVANPANKMVIVNRCFQNPTYKNIFGVGVVTAIPPVEQTPIPTGAPKTGMMIEQMAMAVAHNIVNDIRNNPDRYAPELSAICIADMGGDAMGFFASPVLPPRSTVLYRKGAIMHYIKSAFEKYFMWKVKHGDVAPWFEEKGLEFLLKVHPIHLCSDCSGSPGSAC from the coding sequence ATGAGCAAGCACGTGGTAATAATTGGTGGCGGTATAGGAGGAATAGCCACTGCCTACGACCTTAAGAAGTTGGACAAAAGCCTTAAGGTCACTGTTATATCAGGAAGACCCTATTTTGGTTTTACTCCTTCTTGGCCTCACCTTGCCTTGGGATGGAGAAAGTTTGAGGACATAAGCGTCCCGCTGGCAGGCTTGCTTCCAAAGCATGGTATAGACTTCATAAACGAGGATGCGGAAAGCATTGACCCAGAAGCCAACAAGGTAAAGACAAAGGGAGGCAAGACTATAGAATATGACTACCTTGTGATAGCAACAGGTCCCAAGCTGGTCTTTGGTGCGGAGGGTCAAGAACAAAACTCCACCTCTGTCTGCACTGCAGAGCACGCTATGGAGCTAAACAAGAAACTTGAAGAATTTTACAGAAATCCTGGACCGGTGGTAGTTGGTGCCATACCCGGTGTTAGCTGTTTTGGACCAGCTTATGAGTTCGCTTTCATGCTCCACTATGAGCTCAGGAAAAGGGGCATAAGACACAAGGTGCCTATAACATACGTAACATCTGAGCCCTACGTAGGACATATGGGTCTTGGTGGTGTAGGACCCTCAAGAAGGATTATGGAAGACCTGATGGCGGAAAGGAGCATAAAGTGGGCAGCAAACGTAAAGATAACAAAGGTTGAGCCAGATAAGGTAATATACGAGGACTTGGAGGGTAAGACCTACGAGGCACCTGCAAAGCTCTCCATGATTATGCCAAGGTTTATGGGACCAGAAGTAGTTCAATCCGCAGGGGAAAAGGTGGCAAACCCTGCTAATAAGATGGTTATAGTAAACAGGTGCTTCCAAAACCCGACCTATAAAAACATCTTTGGAGTTGGAGTGGTTACCGCCATACCTCCGGTAGAGCAAACACCCATACCAACAGGTGCACCAAAGACGGGTATGATGATAGAGCAGATGGCAATGGCGGTTGCCCATAATATAGTTAACGACATTAGAAACAACCCAGACAGATATGCACCAGAGCTATCCGCCATATGCATTGCAGATATGGGTGGAGATGCCATGGGCTTTTTTGCCTCTCCCGTGCTTCCACCGAGGTCAACAGTGTTGTATAGAAAGGGTGCAATAATGCACTACATAAAGTCCGCCTTTGAAAAATACTTTATGTGGAAGGTAAAACATGGAGATGTGGCGCCGTGGTTTGAGGAGAAAGGGCTTGAGTTTCTCCTAAAGGTGCATCCCATACATCTTTGCTCTGACTGCTCAGGTTCACCAGGAAGTGCATGTTAA
- the petA gene encoding ubiquinol-cytochrome c reductase iron-sulfur subunit, with amino-acid sequence METSRRDLMGLAIGGLGVVGVLGVLYPIVKTLAPSAASLAGAMVEVDVASIPEGQVRVVSWKGKPVFVIKLPQGFQWTGRAKEESNSKLLQGQEAYALIAVCTHLGCVPLWKPQGEAGFNYPVFHCPCHGGFYSPWGDVIAGPPPRPLYVPPQKKENGKLIIGEPGFVKELT; translated from the coding sequence ATGGAGACCTCAAGAAGGGACCTTATGGGTCTCGCCATAGGTGGTTTAGGAGTGGTAGGAGTCCTTGGGGTTCTATACCCGATTGTCAAGACCCTTGCACCAAGTGCAGCTTCTCTTGCGGGTGCTATGGTGGAGGTGGATGTGGCTTCAATTCCTGAAGGACAGGTAAGGGTCGTATCTTGGAAGGGTAAGCCCGTTTTCGTTATTAAGCTCCCGCAAGGCTTTCAATGGACTGGTAGGGCGAAAGAGGAAAGCAACTCAAAGCTCCTTCAGGGACAAGAAGCATACGCCCTTATAGCGGTTTGCACCCATCTTGGCTGTGTTCCTTTATGGAAACCACAAGGTGAAGCAGGGTTTAACTATCCTGTTTTTCATTGTCCCTGTCATGGTGGGTTCTATTCTCCGTGGGGTGATGTTATAGCTGGACCTCCTCCAAGACCCCTATACGTGCCTCCACAGAAGAAGGAAAACGGCAAGTTAATTATAGGTGAGCCTGGGTTCGTTAAGGAACTTACATAA
- a CDS encoding cytochrome b, protein MLGRIGRWIDERANLSELWQAQMVDYKVPKNLTFPYAFGIMALVAFAIQIISGIFLTMYYQPNVHTAFDSANYTIMKEVPFMWLIRHVHAAGANFFLAIVYLHIFTGIYYNAYKKPRELTWIVGWLIYFVLLTTALTGYLLPWGQLSYWGMVVTAEIPTSIDSAPLIGSLKIGETISIWMKGGYEIGQITLGRFFGLHIWLLPLILLLLVSVHLYLVRAAGISNPEGREIDKKKEGVPFHPYMTLKEGAYVMGYLAVFFFFVFFYMHHFLPADNYDPADPFKTPEHIAPEWYLLAYYTIFRSIPDKFLGFVAFNLSLVFLLILPLLDFSPLKSARNRPLFFIMFIVLVISSMALTILGTMPPTPTNATLGLIFTGGVFAFFLSLPIISIIEWSLYKARGGEKQ, encoded by the coding sequence ATGCTTGGAAGGATTGGCAGATGGATCGATGAAAGGGCAAACCTCTCTGAGCTATGGCAGGCTCAGATGGTGGACTATAAAGTCCCCAAAAACCTTACATTCCCCTATGCCTTTGGTATAATGGCACTTGTTGCCTTTGCTATTCAGATAATCTCTGGCATATTCCTCACCATGTATTATCAACCAAACGTTCATACCGCCTTTGACAGTGCCAACTACACCATAATGAAGGAAGTTCCCTTCATGTGGCTTATAAGACACGTGCACGCCGCAGGAGCTAACTTCTTCCTTGCTATTGTATACCTACATATATTCACTGGCATATACTACAATGCTTACAAAAAGCCAAGAGAGCTAACCTGGATAGTAGGTTGGCTCATATACTTTGTTCTGCTCACTACAGCCCTTACGGGATATCTCTTGCCTTGGGGACAGCTTTCCTATTGGGGCATGGTGGTCACAGCAGAAATACCTACATCCATAGACTCTGCTCCCCTGATAGGTAGTCTAAAGATAGGAGAGACTATTTCCATATGGATGAAAGGCGGATATGAAATAGGGCAGATAACCCTTGGAAGGTTCTTTGGTCTTCACATATGGCTTTTACCACTCATACTTCTGCTTCTTGTGAGCGTTCACCTCTACTTAGTGCGTGCCGCGGGTATATCCAACCCAGAGGGAAGAGAGATAGACAAGAAAAAGGAAGGTGTTCCTTTCCATCCTTACATGACCCTCAAGGAAGGTGCATATGTGATGGGATACCTTGCGGTGTTCTTCTTCTTTGTCTTTTTCTACATGCATCACTTTTTGCCAGCGGACAACTACGACCCTGCAGACCCCTTCAAGACACCGGAGCACATAGCCCCCGAATGGTATCTGCTCGCCTACTACACCATATTTAGGTCCATACCAGACAAGTTCCTTGGTTTTGTAGCCTTTAACCTTAGCCTTGTTTTCCTTCTTATACTACCCTTACTTGACTTTTCTCCTCTAAAGAGTGCAAGAAACAGACCTCTCTTCTTTATAATGTTTATAGTGCTTGTAATTTCTTCTATGGCTCTTACCATACTTGGCACTATGCCACCTACACCCACAAATGCAACGCTCGGTCTTATATTTACTGGAGGTGTTTTTGCCTTTTTCCTTTCTCTTCCCATAATCTCCATAATAGAGTGGAGCCTGTATAAAGCAAGAGGAGGTGAAAAGCAATGA
- a CDS encoding cytochrome c1: MIKTVFFTVITVLFFYIIWINNIFAPHESYEMPVQHARIADDVKSYAKEGKQLFEQNCQACHSVRYDAVYISSVQANPKLQTLQEKYGKVLPRDVYEAVFHEDLMALKEAFGKVPPDLSTAYLVKGKEYLYVFTLEPQKVLPGTSMPAVMTERPEETAKIVAYLKSVAEPPPEEKNKRVLMGVGTIAYLVVMGVLLWIWRGRILKRMGLH; the protein is encoded by the coding sequence ATGATAAAGACTGTGTTTTTTACGGTTATCACAGTTCTCTTTTTCTACATAATATGGATAAATAACATTTTTGCACCTCACGAGAGTTATGAAATGCCTGTCCAGCATGCAAGGATAGCGGATGATGTGAAAAGTTATGCAAAAGAAGGTAAACAGCTCTTTGAGCAAAACTGTCAGGCATGCCACTCTGTTAGGTATGATGCGGTGTATATAAGCTCTGTGCAGGCAAATCCGAAGCTTCAAACACTGCAAGAAAAATATGGAAAGGTGCTTCCAAGAGATGTATACGAAGCAGTGTTTCATGAAGACCTTATGGCTCTAAAGGAAGCCTTTGGTAAAGTCCCACCAGACCTATCTACCGCGTATTTGGTTAAAGGTAAGGAATACCTTTATGTTTTTACTCTTGAACCTCAGAAGGTTTTACCTGGTACATCCATGCCAGCGGTTATGACAGAAAGACCAGAAGAAACCGCAAAGATAGTAGCTTACCTTAAATCTGTGGCTGAGCCTCCTCCAGAGGAGAAAAACAAGAGGGTTCTTATGGGTGTTGGAACCATAGCCTATCTTGTGGTTATGGGTGTTCTCCTCTGGATATGGAGAGGCAGAATACTCAAGAGGATGGGCTTGCACTAA
- a CDS encoding endonuclease III domain-containing protein encodes MKLLRLYELLLDLYGFQEWWPVDTQYHNRMGTDPRDEVIIGTVLTQNTSWKNVEKALENLKREGELSLEFVRKVSLERLKELIRPSGFYNRKAIRLKTVAEFIKPTDKVKTLSREELLRVKGIGTETADAILLYAGGGLSFVIDKYTQRFMKRFMGIDMNYDELKDFFEENLPKELEIYKELHALIDEHAKRYCRSTPLCEECPLRSFCISASPSS; translated from the coding sequence ATGAAGTTGTTGAGGTTATACGAGCTTTTGCTTGACCTTTATGGCTTTCAAGAGTGGTGGCCGGTAGATACTCAATACCATAACCGAATGGGAACAGACCCAAGGGATGAGGTCATAATAGGTACGGTACTTACCCAGAACACAAGCTGGAAAAATGTGGAGAAAGCCTTAGAGAATCTAAAGAGGGAAGGTGAGTTATCTCTTGAATTTGTTAGAAAGGTCAGCTTGGAAAGGTTGAAGGAGCTCATTAGACCTTCTGGCTTTTACAATCGGAAAGCTATCAGATTAAAAACAGTGGCTGAGTTTATAAAGCCTACGGACAAGGTAAAAACCTTATCAAGGGAAGAACTGTTAAGAGTCAAAGGTATAGGAACAGAAACGGCAGACGCCATACTCCTCTATGCGGGCGGCGGGCTAAGCTTCGTTATAGACAAATACACTCAAAGATTTATGAAGAGATTTATGGGAATTGATATGAACTATGATGAACTAAAAGACTTTTTTGAAGAAAACCTACCTAAAGAACTTGAAATCTACAAGGAACTCCATGCATTGATAGACGAGCACGCAAAAAGATACTGCAGGAGCACTCCCCTATGTGAAGAGTGCCCTTTAAGGAGCTTTTGTATTAGTGCAAGCCCATCCTCTTGA
- a CDS encoding heavy-metal-associated domain-containing protein translates to MMRKTLKIEGMTCPHCVETIKRAIYSIEGVSHVEVSLQEGKVHVHMEEEIPFHVLKSAVEEWGYRLVGEV, encoded by the coding sequence ATGATGAGAAAGACGCTAAAGATTGAAGGTATGACTTGTCCTCACTGTGTAGAAACTATAAAAAGGGCGATATATTCCATTGAAGGGGTTTCCCACGTAGAAGTCAGTCTTCAAGAAGGTAAAGTGCATGTCCACATGGAAGAGGAAATACCTTTTCATGTCCTTAAGTCCGCAGTGGAAGAGTGGGGCTATAGGTTGGTTGGTGAAGTTTGA
- the mobA gene encoding molybdenum cofactor guanylyltransferase MobA encodes MIECFVLAGGLSRRFGEDKLLYQIGGKRVIEYTLEALKSVCGRLCLVVKDEEKFSFLKGVEILKDTIEKQFALAGVYTALENLRVDRVLIVAGDMPLIKKEVVNLLLEKAKPPITLFNIDGRLYPLFAVYYKQVLPELKLYIESGGERVLDFVKRFTYEEIAEREVLEYDPMLLSFLNMNTRADADYIVKVIGYSDTYEMSYIRKYDEKDAKD; translated from the coding sequence ATGATAGAATGCTTTGTGCTTGCAGGCGGTCTTAGTAGACGCTTTGGTGAAGACAAACTTCTCTATCAGATAGGCGGAAAGAGGGTTATAGAGTATACGCTTGAAGCCTTGAAAAGCGTATGTGGAAGACTGTGTCTTGTGGTAAAGGACGAAGAAAAGTTTTCCTTTCTAAAGGGAGTAGAAATTCTAAAGGACACAATTGAAAAACAATTTGCTCTTGCAGGCGTTTATACAGCATTGGAAAACTTAAGAGTAGATAGAGTCCTTATCGTAGCTGGGGACATGCCACTTATAAAGAAGGAAGTAGTAAATCTACTGTTAGAAAAGGCGAAGCCACCTATAACCCTCTTTAATATAGACGGAAGGCTCTATCCTCTTTTTGCAGTTTATTATAAACAAGTCTTGCCAGAGTTAAAGCTATATATTGAATCGGGTGGTGAAAGGGTGTTAGATTTTGTAAAGAGGTTTACATATGAGGAAATTGCTGAAAGGGAGGTTTTAGAGTATGACCCTATGCTTTTGTCCTTTCTGAACATGAACACAAGGGCGGATGCTGACTATATAGTAAAAGTTATAGGCTACTCAGATACATACGAGATGTCTTATATTAGAAAGTATGATGAGAAAGACGCTAAAGATTGA